A DNA window from Undibacterium sp. YM2 contains the following coding sequences:
- a CDS encoding PhoX family phosphatase has protein sequence MSDQPQAGRRQALKFLAGAPLLPLGAFSTASLLSACGGSSTAATPATVTPVAANFVGAEFTAMPAPSLANAAAMATTTVGSTLSVNFSDNSSQTFKLAYQPFFLTGDLVPNGSGGTILAGGYYDINNKPIIDKTVPGKERQFFSDSPDGTSLLSVANPTVTGIKGKAVFAVVQFEYTTWAQDGTTDMYGKLPSPIAVLTLDQDQATGKLSLVKYHNVDMSKVNGLWITCGASLSPWGTHLSSEEYEPDAFTISTNTQFKAYSANLFGDENKANPYHYGHMPEITVNPDGTGTAKKHYCMGRLSHELVQVMPDNRTALMGDDATNGAIFIFVADKEKDLSSGSLYVAKIGAGFSIDPAAAGAALTWIKLGSATSAEIEAMANTLKPADIMEVATADPKDASFTKIYYSGKVQWIKIKPGMEKAAAFLETHRYAAYMGGSMALTKLEGTTVNAKDKIAYSALQNMQSSMVRGNAAWNEAFGVTLEKAVNAGAVLAHTLAGGQKDTAGTAINSEWVPTVTKTLLIGEDIAADALGNLANPDKIGAPDNLKFSEKLRTLFIGEDSSYHVNNFLWAYNVDTKKLSRVASMPSGAEATGLSVVDDLNGWTYITSNFQHAGDWLAIHSIVKPTLDPLVRANYKDRFASAVGYLTADVSSVKLAKA, from the coding sequence ATGTCAGATCAACCTCAAGCCGGTCGCCGTCAGGCACTTAAATTCCTCGCTGGCGCTCCTTTGCTGCCGCTGGGCGCATTTTCCACGGCCTCATTGCTGAGTGCATGTGGCGGTAGCTCGACAGCAGCAACTCCTGCGACGGTAACGCCAGTCGCAGCGAATTTTGTTGGTGCAGAATTTACTGCGATGCCAGCACCATCTCTGGCAAACGCAGCAGCAATGGCGACCACGACTGTGGGTTCGACACTGAGCGTCAATTTCAGCGACAACAGTTCGCAAACTTTCAAACTGGCTTACCAGCCTTTCTTCCTGACTGGCGACCTGGTGCCAAATGGCAGCGGCGGCACTATCCTGGCGGGCGGCTACTACGATATCAATAACAAACCTATCATCGACAAAACAGTGCCAGGCAAAGAACGCCAGTTCTTCTCTGACTCTCCTGATGGTACATCGCTGCTGTCAGTAGCAAACCCGACAGTCACAGGTATCAAGGGCAAGGCAGTATTCGCTGTCGTGCAGTTTGAATACACCACCTGGGCACAAGATGGTACGACCGACATGTACGGCAAACTGCCTTCCCCTATCGCCGTACTGACACTGGATCAAGACCAGGCTACCGGCAAACTGTCCCTTGTGAAATATCACAATGTCGATATGTCCAAGGTCAACGGCCTGTGGATCACTTGCGGTGCGAGCTTGTCCCCATGGGGCACTCATCTGTCGAGTGAAGAATATGAGCCGGACGCATTCACGATTTCCACCAATACCCAGTTCAAGGCCTATAGCGCGAACTTGTTTGGTGACGAGAATAAGGCTAATCCTTACCACTATGGTCACATGCCAGAAATCACTGTCAATCCTGACGGTACTGGCACAGCGAAAAAACATTACTGCATGGGCCGCCTGTCGCATGAACTGGTACAAGTCATGCCTGACAACCGTACTGCACTGATGGGTGATGATGCGACTAACGGTGCCATCTTCATTTTCGTGGCCGACAAAGAAAAAGACCTGTCTTCCGGTTCCCTGTATGTTGCCAAAATCGGTGCCGGTTTCTCTATCGACCCAGCTGCTGCTGGTGCTGCTCTGACCTGGATCAAGCTCGGCTCTGCCACCAGTGCAGAAATCGAAGCCATGGCCAACACCCTGAAGCCTGCCGACATCATGGAAGTGGCAACAGCCGATCCTAAAGATGCGAGCTTCACCAAGATTTACTACAGTGGCAAAGTGCAGTGGATCAAGATCAAACCAGGCATGGAAAAAGCAGCAGCCTTCCTGGAAACCCACCGCTACGCAGCTTACATGGGTGGCAGCATGGCCCTGACCAAGCTTGAAGGCACGACAGTCAATGCCAAGGACAAGATCGCTTACTCAGCTTTGCAAAACATGCAAAGCTCCATGGTACGTGGCAATGCCGCCTGGAATGAAGCGTTTGGCGTGACACTGGAAAAAGCCGTAAATGCCGGTGCAGTATTGGCGCACACCCTGGCTGGCGGTCAGAAAGATACGGCTGGCACTGCCATCAATAGTGAATGGGTACCAACCGTGACCAAGACCCTGCTGATCGGTGAGGATATCGCTGCCGATGCCTTGGGTAACCTGGCTAATCCAGACAAGATCGGTGCACCTGACAATCTGAAGTTCTCAGAAAAACTGCGTACTTTGTTTATCGGTGAAGACAGCAGCTACCACGTGAATAACTTCCTTTGGGCTTATAACGTCGATACCAAGAAGTTGTCACGTGTTGCCTCCATGCCTTCGGGCGCTGAAGCAACTGGTTTGTCAGTTGTCGATGACCTGAATGGCTGGACTTATATCACAAGCAACTTCCAGCACGCAGGTGACTGGCTGGCGATCCATTCCATCGTCAAACCGACGCTGGACCCACTGGTACGCGCCAACTACAAAGACCGTTTCGCTTCTGCAGTCGGTTACCTGACAGCGGATGTCAGCAGTGTCAAGCTGGCTAAAGCATAA
- a CDS encoding Fur family transcriptional regulator, translating to MKSPSTRAKPATTAHHHGAASTLLSGAGVRVTDARLNVLSELLSSHRALSHLEVQDALPDMDRVTLYRALDCLTDAGLAHKISGDDRVFRYSTGSETAGNKDHPAQHQHGHFKCTRCARVFCLDDAKQPPGLREQLQATLQTTLGRGFQSHDIELTIKGWCADCAK from the coding sequence ATGAAATCACCCTCTACCAGAGCCAAACCGGCAACAACTGCCCATCATCATGGCGCAGCCTCGACACTGTTGTCGGGGGCTGGCGTGCGCGTAACCGATGCGCGCCTGAATGTCTTGTCTGAACTCTTGTCCAGCCACCGCGCACTGTCGCATCTGGAAGTGCAGGATGCCTTGCCCGACATGGACAGGGTCACCCTGTACCGCGCACTGGATTGCCTGACCGATGCCGGGCTGGCACATAAAATTTCTGGCGATGACAGGGTATTCCGCTACAGCACGGGTAGTGAGACTGCGGGCAACAAGGACCATCCAGCCCAGCATCAGCACGGACATTTCAAATGCACCCGTTGTGCCAGAGTATTTTGTCTGGATGATGCCAAACAGCCGCCAGGCTTGCGCGAGCAATTGCAGGCAACCTTGCAGACGACCCTGGGGCGCGGCTTTCAAAGTCACGATATAGAGCTGACCATCAAAGGCTGGTGCGCCGACTGCGCCAAATAG
- a CDS encoding GTP-binding protein: MALIPTTILTGFLGAGKTTLLNRILQEDHGYKIAVIENEFGQENIDNEILVQDSNEQIVEMNNGCVCCTVRGDLIVALSKLIQQKNEGKLSFDRVIIETTGLANPGPVAQTFFVDEEVGTYYMLDAVVTVVDARHGMQQLDEHEEAQRQVGFADKILLSKTDLVDGGTVAALRARLTRMNPRAPITVVDFGKIAISEVLDLKGFNLNAKLDLDPDFLRAEEAEHEHDHEACDADCTHEHHHHKEHTEHGDHAPQVHNHHHAHHSDDIAAFVFKSTRPFNTGQLDEFLGGLVQVFGPRMLRYKGVLLMEGADRKVIFQGVHQIMGTDVGAKWGENELRESKMVFIGKNLPKDIFIQGLEHCLV; the protein is encoded by the coding sequence ATGGCACTAATCCCTACCACTATCCTGACCGGCTTTCTGGGTGCAGGTAAAACCACGCTGCTGAACCGTATCCTGCAGGAAGATCACGGATACAAGATTGCCGTCATCGAGAATGAATTTGGCCAGGAAAACATAGACAATGAAATCCTGGTTCAGGACAGCAATGAGCAGATCGTGGAAATGAATAATGGTTGCGTCTGCTGCACGGTGCGCGGTGACCTGATCGTTGCGCTGAGCAAGCTGATACAGCAAAAGAATGAAGGCAAACTGAGTTTTGACCGCGTCATCATAGAAACCACAGGCCTGGCCAACCCTGGCCCGGTAGCACAGACTTTTTTTGTCGATGAAGAAGTCGGCACCTATTACATGCTTGATGCGGTGGTCACGGTGGTTGATGCCCGCCATGGCATGCAGCAACTCGATGAACATGAAGAAGCCCAGCGCCAGGTTGGCTTTGCCGACAAAATCCTGTTATCGAAAACTGATCTGGTTGATGGCGGAACAGTGGCTGCACTGCGCGCCCGTCTGACCCGCATGAACCCGCGTGCACCGATTACCGTTGTCGACTTTGGCAAGATCGCCATCAGCGAAGTGCTGGACCTGAAGGGCTTCAACCTGAATGCCAAGCTGGATCTCGACCCCGACTTCCTGCGTGCTGAAGAAGCAGAACATGAGCACGATCATGAAGCTTGCGATGCAGATTGCACGCATGAACACCATCATCATAAAGAACATACTGAGCACGGTGACCATGCCCCGCAGGTACATAACCACCATCACGCCCATCATTCTGACGATATCGCCGCCTTTGTGTTCAAGAGCACGCGCCCTTTCAATACGGGGCAGCTTGATGAATTCCTCGGTGGTCTGGTGCAAGTCTTTGGCCCACGCATGTTGCGCTATAAAGGTGTATTACTGATGGAAGGCGCAGACCGCAAGGTCATTTTCCAGGGGGTGCATCAAATCATGGGGACCGATGTGGGTGCCAAGTGGGGAGAAAACGAATTACGTGAAAGCAAGATGGTATTTATTGGCAAAAATCTACCTAAAGACATATTTATTCAAGGTTTGGAGCATTGTTTGGTATAA
- the dksA gene encoding RNA polymerase-binding protein DksA encodes MLTEEEILKMGEKDYMNAAQLAFFKARLQQLEKDLLKNADETTEHLRETVLVPDPADRATIEEEHALELRTRDRERKLLKKVQQSINSIDEGDYGWCEETGEPIGVPRLLARPTATLSLEAQQRREMKQKLYGD; translated from the coding sequence CTGCTCACCGAGGAAGAAATCCTCAAGATGGGCGAGAAGGACTATATGAACGCTGCACAACTGGCATTTTTCAAGGCCCGTTTGCAGCAGCTTGAGAAGGATTTATTGAAGAACGCCGACGAAACCACCGAGCATCTTCGTGAAACCGTATTAGTACCAGACCCGGCAGACCGTGCCACGATAGAGGAAGAACATGCGCTGGAATTGCGCACCCGCGATCGTGAACGCAAGCTGCTGAAAAAAGTACAGCAATCCATCAATAGTATTGATGAAGGCGATTACGGCTGGTGCGAAGAAACCGGTGAACCAATTGGCGTACCACGCCTGCTGGCGCGTCCAACAGCGACCCTGTCTCTGGAAGCACAGCAAAGACGTGAAATGAAACAAAAGCTGTACGGTGACTGA
- a CDS encoding TonB-dependent receptor, translated as MVFQRTLITSAVLALLTPVLTPASQAYAQTSPTSDSASGTINTVTVTSNPISSDENMQVLTPAKILSGPELRAKVGTSLGDTLGAELGVSASGFGAGASRPIIRGLEGPRVKILQNGMGVADVSSLSNDHAVASESATAQQIEVLRGPAALLYGSGAIGGLVNVIDNRIPTILNRKMTGEGEVRFGSVNSEKSLSFSLDGSSGVIGLHADGASRETGNYKIPGNISLSDPGSGSGRVPSSFTRESSLALGASVIQSWGYVGAAVQTLNDHYGIPTAERSFIDLKQNRLDIDGLLNSPLSGFDTLKYKFSATDYKHTEKAEDGTPVTDFKNQMLESRILLSHPSWAGWQGSWGLQTEQVKFSALSATTGRADTVPSTKSNSVALFFVEQKQIADVMASTGMRFENVKRTPDASTGLKAREFNLFSASVGGLWQFDKSYGAGLSLSWAQRAPATEELYSAGPHESTATFDIGNADMKKEASRNLEFSIQKTHGVLRWKINAFLNKVNNYIYGHTNGIKVDEAGIPDADAEFTLRNWSQASATIRGGEAEISYNLLGEGWSGRAFADYSRGSLDNMGNLPLQPATRAGFDLGYRTGAWRAGVDVLHALRQDRLASFEGFVTPAYTKVDASLTYTHPYQNMQLTWFLMAKNLLNQDIRLSTSVLKETLPQPGRNVLAGLRVSF; from the coding sequence ATGGTTTTTCAACGCACTCTGATCACCAGCGCAGTGCTGGCACTTTTGACGCCTGTACTGACACCCGCCTCTCAGGCATATGCCCAGACAAGCCCCACCAGCGACTCCGCATCTGGCACCATCAATACAGTTACCGTCACTTCCAACCCGATCAGCTCTGACGAGAATATGCAAGTGCTCACTCCAGCCAAGATATTGTCAGGCCCAGAGCTCAGGGCCAAGGTTGGCACTTCACTCGGAGACACCCTGGGGGCTGAACTCGGCGTATCTGCATCCGGGTTTGGTGCCGGTGCCTCCCGCCCCATCATCCGTGGCCTGGAAGGCCCACGTGTCAAGATCCTGCAAAATGGCATGGGTGTGGCTGACGTATCGAGCTTGTCGAATGATCATGCGGTCGCCAGCGAAAGCGCGACTGCCCAGCAGATAGAAGTCTTGCGCGGCCCTGCTGCCTTGCTGTACGGCAGTGGTGCGATTGGTGGCCTGGTGAATGTCATCGACAACCGCATACCAACTATCCTGAACAGGAAAATGACAGGTGAAGGCGAAGTTCGCTTCGGCAGTGTCAATTCGGAAAAGAGCCTGTCATTCTCGCTGGATGGTTCCAGCGGCGTGATCGGCCTGCATGCAGACGGTGCCAGCCGTGAAACGGGCAACTATAAAATACCGGGCAATATCTCTTTGAGCGACCCGGGCTCAGGCAGTGGCCGAGTGCCATCCAGCTTCACCCGTGAATCTTCACTGGCTTTGGGTGCGTCTGTCATACAGTCCTGGGGTTATGTCGGTGCCGCAGTCCAAACCCTGAATGACCATTACGGCATACCAACGGCAGAACGCTCCTTCATCGACTTGAAGCAAAACCGCCTCGACATTGATGGTTTGCTCAATTCGCCATTGAGCGGTTTCGATACGCTCAAATACAAATTTAGTGCCACCGACTATAAGCACACAGAAAAAGCCGAGGACGGCACACCCGTCACCGACTTCAAGAACCAGATGCTGGAAAGCCGCATTTTGCTGTCCCACCCATCCTGGGCGGGCTGGCAGGGTAGCTGGGGCCTGCAGACTGAGCAGGTGAAATTCTCTGCCTTGTCTGCCACGACTGGCCGCGCCGATACGGTGCCAAGTACCAAGTCCAATTCAGTTGCCCTGTTCTTTGTCGAGCAAAAGCAGATTGCCGATGTCATGGCCAGCACAGGTATGCGCTTTGAAAATGTGAAGCGCACACCGGATGCAAGTACAGGCCTGAAGGCGCGTGAATTCAATTTATTCTCGGCTTCTGTTGGTGGCTTGTGGCAATTCGACAAATCTTATGGTGCGGGCCTGAGCCTGTCATGGGCGCAACGTGCCCCGGCGACAGAAGAATTGTATTCCGCCGGGCCACATGAATCGACTGCCACTTTTGATATCGGCAACGCCGACATGAAAAAAGAGGCCTCGCGCAATCTGGAGTTCAGCATACAAAAAACCCATGGCGTGCTGCGCTGGAAGATCAATGCCTTCCTGAACAAGGTCAATAATTACATCTATGGCCATACCAATGGCATCAAGGTGGATGAAGCAGGCATCCCTGATGCTGACGCAGAATTTACCTTGCGCAACTGGTCGCAGGCATCTGCCACCATACGTGGCGGTGAAGCCGAGATCAGTTACAACTTGCTGGGCGAAGGCTGGTCGGGCCGCGCTTTTGCCGATTATTCGCGTGGCAGCCTCGACAATATGGGCAACCTGCCATTACAACCAGCTACACGTGCCGGTTTTGATCTCGGTTACCGCACTGGTGCATGGCGTGCTGGCGTGGATGTCCTGCATGCCTTGCGTCAGGACAGGTTGGCCAGTTTTGAAGGTTTTGTTACACCGGCGTATACCAAGGTCGATGCCAGTCTGACTTATACCCATCCTTACCAGAATATGCAGCTGACCTGGTTTCTGATGGCGAAGAATTTGCTGAACCAGGATATCCGTCTTTCTACTTCAGTTTTGAAAGAAACCCTGCCTCAGCCCGGCAGAAATGTGCTGGCGGGACTGCGTGTCAGCTTTTAA
- the hslV gene encoding ATP-dependent protease subunit HslV, whose amino-acid sequence MEQFHGTTILTVRRGNLVALGGDGQVTLGNIVMKGTARKVRKLYHNKVLAGFAGGTADAFTLIERFESKLEKHQGHLMRASVELAKDWRTDRMLRRLEAMLLVADKDTTLVITGNGDVLEPNQGIGAIGSGGTFAQSAAIALFENTDLSPVDIVKKSLTIAGELCIYTNLSHTIETLE is encoded by the coding sequence ATGGAACAATTTCACGGCACCACGATTTTGACGGTGCGACGCGGCAACCTGGTTGCCCTGGGCGGCGACGGTCAGGTAACGCTGGGCAATATCGTCATGAAGGGCACTGCCCGCAAGGTGCGCAAGCTGTACCACAACAAGGTGCTGGCTGGTTTTGCTGGCGGCACGGCAGACGCTTTCACCCTGATAGAACGTTTTGAATCCAAGCTGGAAAAACACCAGGGCCACCTGATGCGCGCATCGGTAGAACTGGCCAAGGACTGGCGTACCGACCGCATGCTGCGCCGCCTGGAAGCCATGTTGCTGGTAGCTGACAAGGATACGACACTGGTGATTACCGGTAATGGTGATGTGCTGGAACCTAACCAGGGCATAGGTGCGATAGGCTCGGGCGGCACCTTTGCCCAGTCCGCTGCGATTGCCCTGTTTGAGAATACCGACCTGTCGCCTGTTGATATCGTCAAAAAATCCCTGACTATTGCTGGCGAGTTGTGCATATATACCAACTTGTCGCACACCATAGAAACACTGGAATGA